The following coding sequences lie in one Chryseobacterium culicis genomic window:
- the murG gene encoding undecaprenyldiphospho-muramoylpentapeptide beta-N-acetylglucosaminyltransferase: MDKKLKILLSGGGTGGHIFPAIAIADEIKKRFPDAEFLFIGANGKMEMEKVPQAGYKIEGIDIAGIDRGNLLSNLGLPFKILKSLSKSKRIIKNFAPDFAVGTGGFASGPALYEASKMGIPIFIQEQNAHAGVTNKILSKKAKAVFTAYPKVEGFPAEKIKFLGNPIRENIISGMQDTAQAKEKMGLNKGKLTILSVGGSLGSRTLNNAWKSHLKEIVDKDYQLIWQTGKLDYKDIVNETKDINTGNVQILEFIKDMELAYSAADVIVSRAGAIAISELAVAQKPVLLVPFPFAAEDHQTKNAMNLVEKNAARMVKDSEMQEKFWNTLSEICENENVRKEMSDNLNYFAKPNAAKEIVDEIFNKL; this comes from the coding sequence ATGGACAAAAAATTGAAAATACTATTATCAGGCGGAGGAACAGGAGGACACATCTTCCCGGCCATCGCTATTGCTGATGAAATCAAAAAAAGATTTCCTGATGCAGAATTTTTGTTCATTGGGGCCAACGGGAAAATGGAAATGGAAAAAGTTCCACAGGCAGGCTATAAAATTGAAGGAATTGATATTGCCGGAATCGATAGAGGAAATCTTTTATCCAATCTGGGACTGCCTTTCAAGATTCTGAAAAGCTTATCAAAATCCAAAAGGATTATTAAAAACTTCGCTCCCGATTTCGCAGTAGGAACAGGAGGATTTGCCAGCGGACCCGCTCTTTATGAAGCAAGCAAAATGGGAATTCCTATTTTCATACAGGAACAAAATGCCCATGCAGGAGTAACGAATAAAATTTTAAGCAAAAAAGCGAAAGCTGTCTTCACCGCTTACCCAAAAGTAGAAGGCTTTCCGGCAGAAAAAATAAAATTTCTGGGAAATCCTATTCGTGAAAATATTATTTCAGGAATGCAGGATACCGCTCAGGCAAAAGAAAAAATGGGATTAAATAAAGGCAAACTTACAATTCTTTCTGTAGGCGGTTCTTTAGGCTCCAGAACATTGAATAATGCCTGGAAATCGCATTTAAAAGAAATTGTAGATAAAGATTATCAGCTGATCTGGCAGACAGGAAAGCTTGATTATAAAGATATTGTAAACGAAACAAAAGATATAAACACTGGAAATGTTCAGATCCTTGAATTCATCAAAGATATGGAACTGGCTTATTCTGCTGCTGATGTCATTGTTTCAAGAGCTGGAGCAATTGCCATTTCAGAGTTGGCTGTAGCACAAAAACCGGTTCTTTTGGTTCCTTTCCCTTTTGCAGCGGAAGATCATCAAACCAAAAATGCCATGAATCTGGTGGAAAAAAATGCAGCAAGAATGGTAAAAGACTCTGAAATGCAGGAGAAATTCTGGAATACATTATCAGAAATCTGCGAAAATGAAAATGTAAGAAAAGAGATGTCTGACAATCTCAACTATTTTGCCAAGCCAAATGCCGCAAAAGAGATCGTAGACGAAATTTTTAATAAACTGTAA
- the murC gene encoding UDP-N-acetylmuramate--L-alanine ligase: protein MNNLQTYQTFYFVGIGGIGMSALARYFNASGKKVLGYDKTNTKLTQNLMNEGIDIVFEDLIDERITSLQKENTLVIYTPAIKTLGILDYFNQNQFEVLKRAKVLGLITENTDCIAIAGTHGKTTTSTLVAHLCKEADLPFSCFLGGISENFKSNFLYNGSTYSVVEADEYDRSFLNLSPDWAVVTSTDADHLDIYGDKSHIEEGFRQFAALVPQDKQLFVRKGLEIGRGHQTYAVNEPADYYSDNLRMDHDKIYFDFHTPTETIKDFVWEIPGIHNVENATVALAILHNLGADFDTLKKAIANFKGIKRRYTKHIYQNGKIYIDDYAHHPTEINAVMGSIKTFYPDKKLLVAFQPHLFSRTRDFADGFAESLSKADELILLDIYPARELQENFEGVTSSWLLEKVTLDKKEVSTLTDAFEKIKEKDFDILLTVGAGNIDTLYDPICEWISTVQSTM from the coding sequence ATGAATAATTTACAAACATATCAGACTTTTTACTTCGTTGGAATCGGAGGTATCGGAATGAGTGCATTAGCACGTTATTTCAATGCATCCGGAAAAAAAGTATTGGGCTACGATAAAACCAATACAAAATTAACTCAGAATCTGATGAATGAAGGTATTGATATTGTTTTTGAAGACCTTATTGATGAAAGGATAACTTCCCTTCAGAAAGAAAATACATTGGTAATCTACACCCCGGCTATCAAAACGCTTGGAATTTTAGATTATTTCAATCAAAATCAGTTTGAAGTTTTAAAGAGAGCTAAAGTCTTAGGATTAATTACAGAAAATACAGACTGCATCGCTATTGCAGGAACCCATGGGAAGACAACAACGTCTACTCTTGTGGCTCACCTATGCAAAGAAGCAGATCTTCCTTTCTCATGCTTTTTAGGAGGAATTTCTGAAAACTTTAAATCCAACTTTCTTTACAATGGCTCCACTTATTCCGTAGTAGAAGCTGATGAATATGACAGAAGCTTCCTGAACCTGTCGCCAGACTGGGCAGTAGTAACTTCTACCGATGCTGACCACCTGGATATTTATGGAGATAAAAGCCATATTGAAGAAGGATTCAGACAGTTTGCAGCTTTAGTACCTCAGGACAAACAACTTTTTGTAAGAAAAGGACTGGAAATCGGCAGAGGACATCAGACTTATGCCGTCAATGAGCCCGCAGACTACTATTCGGATAATCTCCGTATGGATCATGATAAAATCTATTTTGATTTTCATACCCCTACTGAAACGATAAAAGATTTTGTCTGGGAAATTCCAGGAATTCACAATGTGGAAAATGCCACTGTAGCACTGGCTATTCTGCATAATTTAGGCGCAGATTTTGATACGCTGAAAAAAGCAATTGCCAATTTTAAAGGAATTAAAAGAAGATACACGAAACATATTTATCAGAATGGTAAAATTTATATTGATGACTATGCCCACCACCCTACAGAAATTAATGCTGTAATGGGCTCAATCAAAACATTTTACCCTGATAAAAAACTATTGGTAGCTTTCCAACCCCACCTTTTCAGCAGAACAAGAGATTTCGCAGATGGTTTTGCAGAAAGTTTAAGCAAAGCTGATGAACTGATCCTTCTTGATATTTACCCTGCAAGAGAACTTCAGGAGAACTTTGAAGGGGTTACCTCAAGCTGGCTGTTGGAAAAAGTAACATTGGATAAAAAAGAAGTATCAACATTAACTGATGCTTTTGAAAAAATAAAAGAAAAAGATTTTGACATCCTTCTTACCGTAGGAGCAGGAAATATAGATACCCTGTATGATCCTATCTGTGAATGGATTAGCACAGTACAAAGTACAATGTAA
- the ftsZ gene encoding cell division protein FtsZ, producing the protein MENIGTQGFSFDLPKGNSSIIKVIGVGGGGNNALKHMYEKGIHGVDFVICNTDAQTLDNNPVANKVQLGTTITEGLGAGADPEVGEKSAIESIEDIKAAMGQNTKMVFITAGMGGGTGTGAAPVIAKVAKDMGILTVGIVTVPFSFEGKRRLEQAENGLDKLRNNVDSLIVINNDKLRQQFGNLGFKQGFSKADEVLTNAAKGMAEVITGYFDVNIDFRDAKSVLQNSGTALMSTGTASGENKAEEAVRKALDSPLLNDNKITGAKNVLLLIRSGAEEVTMDEIGIIMDHIQKEAGNTADIIFGVGADEELGDAVSVLVIATGFSNDNKKFAGPTEKIRISLNDSFEAPKNSPFKTREEREVAPETTHDFGGKNLFRLDDEDHDTPFNVASTEKKMIIEEEQPRTEIKFFDKEEDAINTPEQSWRNEEEGEEEYSLLSIDEENEDPNDLEIQSFSFDFENKKDEPQSGTQFNNSFSNEKPVEFSFFVNEPTRNEPNTDFGQPKAEFNTPTNAAVAEPAQKIETFYQKQEEAKAETRSTFQNKTEIETPKTEESEFTFVNKTIDQDRVIERRNKLKEFNSRYQNFDSTSEFESIPAFKRKNISIDGNNASDQNINTYLSDNNGSMQIRENRFLNKDVD; encoded by the coding sequence ATGGAAAATATAGGTACACAAGGATTTTCATTTGATTTGCCAAAAGGAAATTCATCCATCATAAAAGTAATCGGTGTAGGGGGCGGTGGAAACAACGCTCTAAAGCACATGTATGAGAAAGGAATTCACGGAGTTGACTTTGTGATTTGTAATACGGATGCTCAAACTCTAGATAATAACCCTGTTGCTAATAAAGTTCAGTTAGGAACAACAATCACGGAAGGTCTAGGTGCCGGTGCTGATCCGGAAGTTGGAGAAAAATCGGCAATCGAAAGTATTGAAGACATCAAAGCGGCTATGGGCCAAAACACCAAAATGGTGTTTATCACTGCCGGAATGGGTGGTGGTACAGGTACCGGAGCTGCTCCTGTGATTGCTAAAGTAGCAAAAGACATGGGAATTCTAACCGTTGGTATTGTTACCGTTCCTTTCAGTTTCGAAGGAAAAAGAAGATTGGAGCAGGCAGAAAACGGTCTGGACAAACTAAGAAACAATGTTGATTCACTTATTGTTATCAACAACGATAAACTAAGACAGCAATTCGGAAACCTTGGATTCAAACAGGGATTCTCAAAAGCCGATGAAGTTTTAACCAATGCTGCGAAAGGGATGGCAGAAGTTATTACGGGTTACTTTGATGTAAACATTGACTTTAGAGATGCTAAATCTGTGCTTCAGAACTCTGGTACAGCGTTGATGTCTACAGGAACTGCTTCAGGTGAAAATAAAGCAGAAGAAGCCGTAAGAAAGGCCCTTGATTCCCCATTATTGAATGATAATAAGATTACAGGTGCTAAGAACGTTCTACTGTTGATCAGAAGTGGTGCTGAAGAAGTTACCATGGACGAGATCGGTATCATCATGGACCACATTCAGAAAGAAGCTGGAAACACTGCGGATATTATTTTCGGGGTGGGTGCTGATGAAGAATTAGGAGATGCAGTAAGCGTTCTTGTTATCGCAACGGGATTCTCTAACGATAATAAGAAGTTTGCAGGGCCTACAGAGAAAATCAGAATCAGCCTTAACGACAGTTTTGAAGCTCCCAAAAATTCTCCTTTCAAAACAAGAGAGGAAAGAGAGGTAGCTCCTGAAACAACACATGATTTTGGGGGAAAAAACCTTTTCAGACTTGATGATGAAGACCATGACACTCCGTTCAATGTAGCGTCTACCGAAAAAAAAATGATTATTGAAGAAGAGCAGCCAAGAACTGAAATAAAATTCTTTGATAAAGAGGAAGATGCAATAAATACACCTGAACAAAGCTGGAGAAATGAAGAAGAAGGAGAAGAGGAATACAGCTTACTCTCTATTGATGAGGAGAATGAAGATCCTAACGATCTTGAAATCCAGTCTTTCTCATTTGATTTTGAAAATAAAAAAGATGAGCCGCAATCCGGAACTCAATTCAACAACTCGTTTTCGAATGAAAAACCCGTTGAATTCAGCTTCTTTGTAAACGAGCCTACCAGAAATGAACCGAATACAGATTTTGGACAGCCAAAAGCAGAGTTTAATACACCTACCAATGCTGCTGTAGCTGAACCCGCTCAAAAGATTGAAACATTCTACCAGAAACAGGAAGAAGCAAAAGCGGAAACAAGATCAACTTTTCAAAACAAAACAGAAATTGAAACTCCAAAAACTGAAGAATCAGAATTCACTTTCGTGAATAAAACGATTGATCAGGACAGAGTCATTGAAAGAAGAAATAAATTAAAAGAATTCAACTCACGCTACCAAAATTTTGACAGTACCAGTGAATTCGAATCTATTCCTGCTTTTAAAAGAAAAAATATTTCTATCGACGGAAACAATGCATCAGACCAGAATATCAACACTTATTTGTCTGATAACAATGGATCTATGCAGATCAGAGAGAATAGATTTTTAAATAAAGACGTTGATTAA
- a CDS encoding GatB/YqeY domain-containing protein: MSLENIITEAIKTAMRAKDRVALDSLRAVKSQILLIKTEAIGTEVTAEQEIAILQRMVKQRKDSYDQFTAQGRNDLAEVEDAQMKIIEQFLPKQLSAEELETEIKNIISEAGAESIKDLGKVMGVASKTLAGKSDGKSISEMAKKLLS; encoded by the coding sequence ATGAGCTTAGAAAATATAATAACCGAAGCTATAAAAACAGCAATGAGAGCTAAAGACAGAGTGGCTTTGGATTCTCTACGCGCTGTAAAATCTCAGATATTACTGATTAAAACTGAAGCCATTGGAACTGAAGTAACCGCAGAACAGGAAATTGCTATTCTTCAGAGAATGGTAAAACAGCGTAAGGATTCTTACGACCAGTTTACTGCACAGGGAAGAAATGATCTTGCAGAAGTAGAAGACGCTCAGATGAAAATTATTGAGCAGTTTTTACCTAAACAGCTTTCTGCTGAAGAATTAGAAACAGAAATTAAAAATATTATTTCTGAAGCCGGTGCTGAATCTATTAAAGATTTAGGGAAGGTAATGGGAGTTGCATCAAAAACATTAGCCGGAAAATCTGACGGAAAAAGTATTTCCGAAATGGCTAAAAAGCTCCTTTCTTAA
- a CDS encoding FtsW/RodA/SpoVE family cell cycle protein produces the protein MDEQNTESRFEFLKGDKVLWMVILVISIFSIFPVYSASSNLEYIVNNGTTTGHVIKHMFFVVLGLAIMRLVGTIKYEYIGKLSSILLGLMIVLLIVTMFTGQTIDGASASRWLKIPGTPISFQPSSFAFLMLIIYLCRYLTKKITRERLPIENIMYIFGPILLVFVLVAKDNGSTALMILMVSVVVLIIGQLHWKYIAGFISASFVAIVFFLLIALNTNMIGGNRVHTWMSRIETFTSSKAKTADTDDESVKAKNYQVMQAKAAIVHGGITGMGPGKSALKQMLPQSASDFIFAVIVEEYGVIGAAFLISLYLIMMIRIVMIASKMPAFFGSLLVLSLGVMIFIQLSVNIAVAVNLIPVTGQPLPLISYGGTSMLVTYLQLGIILNISSRIQIYDEEGMGKKQSIAEINDIA, from the coding sequence ATGGACGAACAGAACACAGAAAGCAGATTTGAATTTCTAAAGGGCGATAAAGTACTTTGGATGGTCATCCTTGTGATCTCCATTTTCTCTATTTTCCCCGTATACTCTGCAAGTTCAAATCTTGAATACATTGTCAATAACGGGACTACAACAGGTCACGTTATCAAGCATATGTTCTTTGTAGTCTTAGGTTTAGCCATTATGAGACTGGTAGGAACAATAAAATATGAATACATCGGAAAGCTCAGCAGTATTCTGCTCGGCCTTATGATTGTTTTATTGATCGTTACCATGTTTACCGGGCAAACCATTGATGGAGCCAGTGCTTCCCGATGGTTGAAAATCCCGGGAACACCCATCTCTTTCCAGCCTTCATCATTTGCTTTCTTAATGTTAATCATCTATCTCTGTAGATATTTAACCAAAAAGATTACCAGAGAAAGGCTTCCGATAGAGAATATCATGTATATTTTCGGGCCTATCCTTCTCGTTTTTGTACTGGTAGCCAAAGATAACGGTTCTACGGCATTAATGATTTTAATGGTATCCGTAGTGGTACTTATCATAGGACAGCTACACTGGAAATACATTGCAGGATTCATTTCTGCATCATTTGTAGCCATTGTATTCTTCCTGCTGATTGCACTGAATACCAACATGATTGGTGGAAACCGTGTACATACATGGATGAGCCGTATCGAAACTTTTACCTCAAGCAAGGCGAAAACAGCAGATACAGATGACGAAAGCGTAAAAGCCAAAAACTATCAGGTAATGCAGGCCAAAGCAGCTATTGTACATGGCGGGATTACCGGAATGGGGCCAGGAAAAAGTGCATTGAAACAAATGCTGCCACAGTCTGCCTCCGACTTTATCTTCGCAGTGATTGTAGAAGAATACGGAGTGATTGGAGCCGCTTTTCTGATCAGTTTATATCTGATCATGATGATAAGGATCGTAATGATTGCCAGCAAGATGCCGGCATTTTTCGGATCGTTGCTCGTGCTCAGCCTCGGGGTAATGATCTTTATTCAGCTCTCGGTAAACATAGCCGTTGCGGTGAATCTGATCCCAGTAACAGGACAACCGCTGCCTTTGATCAGCTATGGAGGAACCTCAATGCTGGTAACCTATTTGCAGTTAGGTATTATTTTAAATATAAGCTCAAGGATTCAGATTTATGATGAAGAAGGAATGGGCAAAAAACAGAGTATTGCAGAAATAAACGATATCGCTTAA
- a CDS encoding GH3 auxin-responsive promoter family protein, producing MATKALFNTVVNWFIRQRIDQIQNFMDHPIETQKGILFSQLFHAEDTEYGKLYGFNSISSYQDFKNKVPIVTYEEMEPFIEKARQGYKDVSWPGLIKHFAKSSGTTNAKSKFIPISAESLEYCHMKAGKDMVSIYANNHPENQLFNYKNLRLGGSSELYADFNTKFGDLSAILIDNLPFWVEITTTPSKKVSLMGEWESKLKAITSEVKNEDVGSILGVPSWMMVLLQRVLKETNVESISELWPNLEVFFHGGISFKPYREQFRQIIGKNINYYEIYNASEGFFGIQDRPDSDEMLLMLDYGIFYEFIPMDQFHFSNPKVVSLEDVEVGKNYAMVITTNGGLWRYLIGDTVVFTSVNPFRIKITGRTKHYINAFGEELMITNVESALSKACEATGAHITDFTGAPVFMNGNEGGAHEWIFEFSQHPDDLDNFIDAFDKHLKTINSDYEAKRYNNITLKRPIVHIAKNNLFYHWLEAKGKLGGQNKVPRLSNDREYIDPLLEMNK from the coding sequence ATGGCAACCAAAGCACTTTTCAATACCGTAGTCAACTGGTTCATCCGTCAAAGGATTGATCAGATACAGAATTTCATGGACCATCCCATTGAAACCCAGAAAGGTATACTCTTTTCTCAATTGTTTCATGCGGAGGATACAGAATATGGTAAACTATACGGATTCAATTCTATATCAAGTTATCAGGATTTTAAAAACAAAGTTCCTATTGTCACCTATGAAGAAATGGAACCTTTTATTGAGAAAGCAAGACAGGGATATAAAGATGTAAGCTGGCCTGGTCTCATTAAACATTTTGCCAAATCATCGGGAACCACCAATGCGAAAAGCAAATTTATTCCCATCTCTGCAGAAAGCCTTGAATACTGCCACATGAAAGCAGGAAAGGATATGGTTTCCATTTATGCCAACAACCATCCTGAAAACCAGCTTTTTAATTATAAAAACTTACGTTTAGGAGGAAGCTCTGAACTGTATGCTGATTTTAATACAAAATTCGGCGATTTATCAGCTATTTTGATTGACAACCTCCCGTTTTGGGTAGAAATTACCACCACACCAAGTAAGAAAGTTTCTTTGATGGGTGAATGGGAAAGCAAACTGAAAGCAATCACTTCCGAAGTAAAAAACGAAGATGTAGGAAGTATCCTTGGAGTACCCAGCTGGATGATGGTTCTTTTGCAAAGAGTATTAAAAGAAACCAATGTAGAAAGTATTTCTGAACTGTGGCCTAATTTAGAGGTTTTTTTTCACGGCGGAATAAGCTTTAAGCCCTATCGGGAACAATTCAGGCAGATCATCGGAAAAAACATCAATTACTACGAAATTTATAATGCTTCCGAAGGATTCTTCGGTATTCAGGACAGACCGGACAGTGATGAGATGCTTCTGATGCTGGATTATGGGATATTTTATGAGTTTATTCCAATGGATCAGTTCCATTTTTCAAATCCTAAGGTTGTAAGCCTGGAAGATGTGGAAGTAGGGAAAAATTATGCAATGGTCATCACAACCAACGGAGGACTTTGGAGATACCTGATTGGAGACACTGTTGTTTTTACTTCAGTTAATCCTTTCAGAATAAAAATAACAGGAAGAACAAAACATTATATCAATGCTTTTGGGGAAGAACTGATGATTACCAACGTAGAATCAGCGCTTTCAAAGGCTTGTGAAGCAACGGGTGCACACATTACCGATTTTACAGGAGCTCCTGTATTTATGAACGGAAATGAAGGGGGTGCTCATGAATGGATTTTTGAATTCAGTCAGCATCCGGATGATCTGGACAACTTTATTGATGCTTTTGACAAGCATTTAAAGACCATCAATTCAGACTATGAAGCAAAGAGATACAACAATATAACGCTTAAAAGACCTATTGTACATATCGCTAAAAATAATCTGTTTTATCATTGGCTGGAAGCTAAAGGAAAACTTGGCGGACAAAATAAAGTGCCTAGATTAAGCAACGACAGAGAATACATTGATCCATTGCTGGAAATGAATAAATAG
- the ftsA gene encoding cell division protein FtsA, whose protein sequence is MENQEYSVGLDIGTTKIVAIVGRRNAHGKIEVLGVGKAKSLGVHKGIVNNISQTINSIKAAVSEAQSSAGVPIRKVTVGIAGKHIRSLQHSDYIMREHPDKFITDDDIEALKDQVKKLVMLPGEEIIHVLPQEYKVDSEGEIQEPVGMHGKRLEANFHVVVGQMGSIRNIARCVREAGLEMEALTLEPLASSEAVLTKEEKEAGVAIVDIGGGTTDIAIFKDNIIRHTCVIPYGGGIITEDIKEGCSIIEKHAEQLKVKFGSAVPELEKDSTFVTIPGLHGRPDKEISLKTLAQIINARVEEVLEMVNTELKAYGAFEQKKKLIAGIVLTGGGSNLKHLRQLANYTTGFDSRIGFANEYIANDKNQYLKGPEFATSIGLLMESLKIRDKKHNADEIIEIVAEQPKQETAAAQPETIQPVQQAAPVQDQQFFENERQENRKAKLTFGQSLMEKVKKFFEEVE, encoded by the coding sequence ATGGAAAATCAAGAGTATTCAGTAGGTCTGGACATCGGGACAACGAAGATAGTCGCGATTGTCGGAAGAAGGAATGCACACGGGAAAATAGAAGTTCTCGGTGTAGGAAAAGCTAAAAGTCTTGGTGTTCATAAAGGTATTGTGAATAATATTTCACAAACTATTAATTCAATCAAGGCTGCAGTATCCGAAGCACAATCCAGTGCTGGAGTTCCTATCCGCAAAGTTACGGTAGGTATTGCAGGAAAACACATTCGTTCTCTGCAGCACTCCGATTATATTATGCGTGAACATCCTGATAAATTTATTACAGACGACGACATCGAAGCATTAAAAGATCAGGTTAAAAAACTGGTTATGCTTCCTGGAGAAGAAATTATCCACGTACTTCCTCAAGAATATAAAGTGGATTCCGAGGGTGAAATTCAGGAACCTGTCGGAATGCATGGAAAGCGTTTAGAAGCAAACTTCCACGTTGTAGTAGGCCAAATGGGCAGCATCAGAAACATTGCAAGATGCGTTCGTGAAGCCGGATTAGAAATGGAAGCCCTTACTTTAGAGCCATTGGCATCTTCAGAAGCTGTTCTTACCAAAGAAGAAAAAGAAGCCGGTGTAGCCATTGTTGACATTGGTGGTGGTACAACCGATATTGCCATCTTTAAAGATAATATCATACGTCATACCTGTGTGATTCCATACGGAGGAGGAATTATTACCGAAGATATCAAAGAAGGGTGCTCTATTATAGAAAAACACGCAGAACAACTGAAAGTAAAGTTTGGTTCGGCTGTTCCCGAATTAGAAAAAGACAGTACTTTTGTAACTATTCCCGGACTTCACGGAAGACCAGACAAAGAAATCTCTTTAAAAACGTTAGCCCAGATCATCAATGCGAGAGTAGAAGAAGTTCTGGAAATGGTGAATACAGAGCTGAAAGCGTACGGTGCTTTTGAACAAAAGAAAAAACTGATTGCCGGAATCGTTCTTACGGGTGGAGGTTCAAACCTTAAACACCTTCGTCAGCTGGCCAATTATACTACAGGTTTTGACAGCAGAATTGGTTTTGCGAATGAATATATTGCCAACGATAAAAATCAGTACCTGAAAGGCCCTGAATTTGCTACCTCTATCGGGTTACTGATGGAGAGTTTGAAAATCAGAGACAAAAAACACAATGCTGATGAAATAATAGAAATTGTTGCTGAACAACCAAAGCAGGAAACTGCAGCAGCACAGCCTGAAACCATACAACCCGTACAGCAGGCAGCGCCAGTTCAGGATCAGCAGTTTTTCGAAAATGAAAGGCAAGAGAACAGAAAAGCGAAATTAACCTTCGGGCAGTCGCTTATGGAAAAAGTAAAAAAATTCTTTGAAGAAGTAGAATAA
- a CDS encoding BrxA/BrxB family bacilliredoxin, with amino-acid sequence MYPTDLVMPMKAELTDKGFQDLTTPTQVEDALKQSGTTLLVINSVCGCAAGAARPGVVYSLTGDKKPDHLTTVFAGFDTEAVVEARKHLAPFPPSSPCVALFKDGELVHMLERHHIEGNPAGAIAANLQAAYDEYC; translated from the coding sequence ATGTATCCAACAGATTTAGTAATGCCTATGAAGGCAGAGCTTACAGATAAAGGTTTTCAGGATTTAACAACTCCAACTCAGGTAGAAGATGCTTTAAAGCAATCCGGAACTACCCTATTGGTAATCAACTCCGTATGTGGTTGTGCTGCAGGTGCTGCAAGACCAGGAGTAGTATACTCTTTAACAGGTGACAAAAAACCAGATCATTTAACAACTGTATTTGCAGGATTTGATACTGAGGCTGTGGTAGAAGCAAGAAAACACCTTGCTCCATTCCCTCCAAGTTCTCCATGTGTAGCTCTTTTCAAAGATGGTGAATTGGTTCACATGCTGGAAAGACACCACATCGAAGGGAACCCGGCAGGCGCTATTGCTGCAAACCTTCAGGCTGCATACGATGAGTATTGTTAA
- a CDS encoding cell division protein FtsQ/DivIB: MKNKYRILKIVVTVIILGLLLSFSLKRFSHQQITDNKISVKMSEKTPVYFVDEKDIREIVKKENPSGKVGDLNIPSLEKRINSLPAVDSANVYLNLNGKLNLDIKQRVPVFRLNKDGKDFYVDEKGIEFPISRTYSHPCMLVTGNVQPDEYEKLAELVEKIDKDDFSKKYFIGISKSKESYSLLTSEGNYRVEIGDLDNIDFKVKGFKTFVEKYLVYQDPQKYSMVSVKYQNQIVTTLNPYFKENDSILKAGKMELAKGPSPAAKKTESKPKTAEVKKANSTPAKPKEDTKTKIHTKETKKAEKKPPVKAQSKPKAKVKIE, from the coding sequence ATGAAAAATAAATACAGAATATTAAAAATTGTTGTCACGGTAATCATCCTTGGATTGTTACTGAGTTTCTCATTGAAGAGATTCAGCCACCAACAGATTACAGACAATAAGATTTCTGTAAAAATGAGTGAGAAAACTCCGGTTTATTTTGTAGATGAAAAAGATATAAGGGAGATTGTAAAAAAAGAAAATCCCTCAGGAAAAGTGGGAGACCTTAATATCCCTTCTTTAGAAAAAAGAATAAATTCTCTTCCGGCGGTAGACAGTGCCAACGTCTATTTGAACCTGAATGGAAAGCTGAATCTGGATATCAAGCAAAGAGTCCCTGTTTTCAGATTAAATAAAGACGGCAAAGATTTCTATGTGGATGAAAAAGGAATTGAATTCCCAATTTCAAGAACCTACTCACATCCATGTATGCTGGTAACCGGAAACGTACAGCCCGATGAATACGAAAAGCTGGCAGAACTGGTAGAAAAGATCGATAAAGATGATTTCAGTAAAAAATATTTTATCGGAATCTCCAAAAGCAAAGAAAGCTATAGTCTTCTTACGAGCGAAGGAAACTACAGAGTAGAGATCGGAGACCTTGATAATATTGATTTTAAAGTAAAAGGATTTAAAACTTTTGTTGAAAAATATCTGGTGTATCAGGACCCTCAAAAATACAGTATGGTTTCTGTGAAATATCAGAATCAGATTGTCACGACTTTAAACCCTTACTTTAAAGAAAATGACAGTATTTTAAAAGCAGGGAAAATGGAACTGGCAAAAGGACCTTCTCCTGCAGCTAAAAAGACGGAATCTAAGCCCAAGACGGCAGAAGTAAAAAAAGCAAATTCCACTCCGGCCAAACCGAAAGAGGATACAAAGACGAAAATACATACAAAAGAAACGAAAAAAGCAGAGAAAAAGCCCCCCGTCAAGGCGCAGTCCAAGCCTAAGGCAAAAGTAAAAATAGAATAA